The Drosophila sulfurigaster albostrigata strain 15112-1811.04 chromosome 3, ASM2355843v2, whole genome shotgun sequence genomic sequence TATCAGCAACTTGGCCACAAAGTGAGCCTCCTCGATGTTGCTAATACTCCGGCTTCTGCTGTCGTTTGTGTCTTTTGTGTAACTCAAGTTGATCACACAATACGGAATAATGGGCGACAATAACTGTTTTGTTGCATCCGCATTGACCAGTTGATCATGATAAAAGTAACTATTCGGCCATCTGCATATCTCCGGATGCATTCGATACTGCATGCTCAGTTTAAACACTTTGGTATGGGCCAAATAATTTTTACCCGACTTGCTGAGATGATGCGTCAAATTGCGTTGAATGCGATCGAACATCGAGTTACCCAATCCAAGATCAATAGCCTTCTGAGACAGCACTGTTGCAGGCAACTGCTGAGTGTCGCCCACTAAAACGAGACCACGTACTCCAAACTGCAGAGGTAGAAGTGTCCAGGGCTCAGTGCATTGAGTCGCCTCATCAATGATGCAAACATCAAAGTAATCGATGTAGTAAGCGAGTTTCACACAACTGGAGAGCGTTGTGCACACAATGTTGGCACGCCGGATATATTTCTTCGAGAGTTCGTACTCTTCGCGGGGCGTCAATGGTGGATTGAGTCGTTCATTCAGTGTCTTTAATTGTCGCTCCTTCGACTGCAACAACGGTTGCAAATAGCTAGTGCTCGCAGAGTTCTTCTGCTTAAGCTCGGCAATTTCTGCTTTAAGCATCTCCTGTTGTTGCATTAAGTTCGCTCTGTTCTCAGCCGTCAGACGCTTGCCTTTCTCTTCACGTTCAATTTTCAACAGATGCTCCAACGAGACTTCGCCGACCTTCGAATCGATCTTATCAAATCGACCAAAACGCAGCAATCGGAATTGCGAGTGAGTCATGCATTTGCGTGCACGATTCAAATACATTGTTATATTATCAACAGCCGTGTTGCTGTGAGcgcatattaaaattttgcgatCGAGTTGACGATTGCTTCGGCCATACATGCATTGTAACGTCAGATTCGAGATGACCACCGATTTGCCAGTTCCCGGCGGACCCTGTATCAATGTGATGCTGGGTGTTGAATCGTCAATTAAACGTATCCATGTATTCTGACAAATATCGATCTGATGATCATTCAGTTTCGTGAAGCCTTTATATTCCGTATCCTTCAATATATGCTTGTCAAAGGATAGCACATTCTCGCTGGGTTGCAGGATACGGCGATACAATGGTGAGCGGCCCAGTTGATAAACGGCACTGAACGCTCCCAGCTCCACTCGCAAATTGTCCACGACAGGGCGAATCGTAAGCGTCTTAGCCATCTCCAGCATCTCCTTGTTGATGTTCTGCGTCAGTATTTCAAAGGTCAACTCAAAAATAGTGCCTAAAAGTTGACAAACAAAATGAGTATATCGAATATACTATAAtgcatatttagtatacaGTTACCGGCTATGTGCCTCATGCGAGGCATTGTTGCGAATGTTTCAAAAATGTTTCCATCACTGCTCAAAGTATAGAGATCAAATTGCTTAGCGGGCTTGTTTTTGCCTGCGAATGAAgatgaaattatatattatatattttctatatttaattttataacaatataaacaagtaaaaaagctacagtcgagagtgctcgactgtaatatacccgctacttatttttaataaaagcaaaacagtgcggaattattctaattaatataccacaaaaatactaaaatatatttatttggtatattcatatagtactacgttcaaaatataccatagaccagattgtcagccaaagcaactaaaacccgtTGTTTCCcatataaacatatttcttAAACCACTTCTACAACTTACCTGATCGCATCCAAATTTgcagtaataataaaaactatagaTATTATTGTCTGTAGCAAAATTCGGGATTCTAACTTTaaacgcttgttattcgactTTTATCGATTTGAGGGGCGGAAATGCGcgtgtcaaaaattttaaacaatttggaTGTGCGTGCCGAAAAAGAttgatagctctatctcttataatctctgagatctagatgttcatatgaacggacggacagacagacggaccaTGGAATAACTTCTCGGTTGTTGACCCTGATCAtgaatgtatatactttatagggtcggagatgtaTCATTCTGtcttttacataaatttcctgcaagcagtagcgggtataaacttAACTTACATCGGGTGATCAGAATATAACGTGGACGACTTTTTGTGCTCTCACAGGTAAAGCTCTCTAAACTAACTTCATAGGTATGTGTGGAGTTCTTGTATTCACGTTCTATGGTGGTCAAGAGCTCGACTTTCATTAATGGCACGAATGTTCTAAAAAAGAAAGTTATTACAATCAATAATCGAACAACAAAGGCAAATCACTTACTCTTTGTACTGTTTAAAGGTATTGAATTCGGTTGGAATGGGCAAAAGGATATCCGATTCCGCTACCTCGTTTGGATCGCGCAGGGAGAGCCATTGATTGCCCCAGCTTAGAATGTTGCTAGTGATGAACTCATTACAGTTTTGTGCCTTTCCCAGGGCCAAAGCCCATTCGCGTCGCTCAGCATATGTGCTCAGCGAGAACTTGTTGGTGTCCTTGATATTGTTCGTTTTTCTGATCGCACCTTCCACACGCTCGATAATGCGGATTTGAACGTTGTCGTTGAATCGAACACGACGATTGCGTTTGACTTTCATATTCCGTTCCTCCTGCAAAGCGAAGTCACGTTCCATTTCGGCAAATGTAACTCGATTACAGGTTCGACGATTTCGTGCCGATTCAGCGTCCTTACGCTCCGCCGGCTGATTGGATTGAACGGGCGGATCTTCCAGCTGTGAAGGACAATCGAGTGTAACACGCCGCCGAGTTAACTGAGCTCTTGCAGCGGTTGTGTCCAATTTGTTTCGCTTTGCTGATGTTACGGGCTCCACCTCCTTTGTGAGAAAATCACCACGGTTGCTATTACTTGGCTTGGGTACGCTGTGTTTGCGTTTCAACTcggacgatgatgatgaagatttCTCTGGGGAAGGTTTCGATTTTTCGGACAATTTCTTGAGATGCTCGCGACGCTTTTCCTTATTCTTTTCATACTCGATCTTCTGATCTTTGGGCTTTTGATaccatttctttttcatttcgtCTTGGTAATCTTTGGAGCGCTGTCTTtccaaaatgttttgtttatctTCGACTTTCTTGCTTTCGGCTGAAACGCCTCTTAGCTTGCCACGATGCTTGGGTAATTGCGGTGCTGTAATCAATGTTGGTCCGCGATTGGTTTTTTCAATCAATGGTGGTTTCTCAATTAAGTCATTTCGATCAACATAACATGAGATAGATCTGTTCATCAGGCGAGGTGATTTATTTTTCGGTGTTGTGGAAGGTAATTCTTTTGTTCCTTCATTTGTTGGCTCGACGGATTTGCTTGGTGATTCTTTGTTTAAGGTTTCCTGAGGTTTGCAAATGAAGTCGCTTGATTTCTCAGTTGTTGAGCTAGAGCAAATCAATATTGGTTCTTGATTGGTTTTCTCCAACAATTTCGGATTTTCAACATCCTTTTCAGGTATTAAAGCAGGGCGTTCAACATAACATGATACAGATCTGTTCATCAACCGAGGCGACTTAGTTTTGGGTGCTGCGTCAGACTTCACCTTTGTTGACTCATTTGTCGACTCCGCGGATTTACTTGATTCTTTGGCTGTGGATTCCTGGGATTTGCGATTCGAGTCGCTGGATTTCTCAGTGGTTGAACTCGAGTAGGAACGCTTACGATTTGTAGTAGATTTCTCCTTAGTTGAGCTTTTCTTGTCCTTTGTCTTGTCGGACTTGGACGTTGTGGCAGTTTTGTCTGAGCTTTTTCTTCTATGCCTCTTTTTTGAGTCCTTGCTGTGCGATGAGCTTTTACTAGATTTACTAGATTTCTCATTAGCTGCCTGATCGCTTGGCTCCTCCTGAATGTTATCAAAGCCTAGATTTTCTTCATTATCCATAGGATAGATTTGCGACATGACGTTTTGCGAAAGCAGTTTCGACGACCAATCTGCCACCTTGGTGAACAGCTCGActtcgtcgtcatcatcgatAATCACAATCTCATTCTCGTCGAATTGTTTGGATATATCACTTTCCATTTTGATCGGTTCCAGCAAGTTATCATTGTCCCGATTGTCAACATCATCTCCGCTGAGATTGATGCCCTCGAAGTCCATATCTTCTTTAATCTCTTGCAGCACAGCCTGTGACATAGCAAAATTTTCATCATAATCGCCATCGCTCTCATCACCGAGAACAATCTCTTCAACAACAGCCTCTTCATTTTTGTCTTCCACAACAACCTCCGCGTTTCCGCCGGCTTCAACAGCAACCTCTACATTTTTGTCCTTGTCAACATCTTCAGTTTTGTCCTcgttcaattcaattacatCACCATTGCATATATTATTTGGACCCACTGGAACATGCTTGTTATTCAGCTTCTGGAAAACATACGGATTAATCTGCAAAACGGATTCCAGCAGCTCTTTATCAGGTTCGCcgaatatattttcaatgtcgtgggtggctgtcaacaaagctTCGGCTTTAACTTCCGGCAATATCGGCAAATGCAATGCTCGATGCGCATTTTCATTATCTTTATTGGCATTTTCATTGCTAAGCTCTACATTTGCCGGTTTCGTTGTGCTAATGATTTTGccattattatcatcatcttCGTCATCGGAAATTTGTATAACATCTTCTGCTGTAGGGCACATTTGTTTCACTATAAATATGGCATAGTTTGGTGGCACAATCCCTGGTTCATCTACTTCAACTCCCAAACCTAATCGGTCTCCATCATTGAGTAGCTGAGTGTTGGCTTTAAGTAATGCCTTATTTATAAACACGCCATTCAGAGATTTCTGTTTGTAATAGAAATGTTTAAAGGCTGCACATCGTTTGTTTATATCACCCACTCACCATTTGTTCCAAAACAACTCCAGTCTCAAtgtttacaattaatttgGCATGCATCCTCGACAAAAACTCATTTCCCGGCAGCACAACCTTGCAGCACGAGTGCCGACCCACTGTATTTTCACCAGACTGCAATATTATCTTTTTTGCCAGAGCTAATGTGCTCCAGATACCAATAGTTGGTTGGTGCATCCATTGCGGAAGGGCAATGATGAAATTCAATCCAAACAACATTAACTGTTGCGCACTCCGCAATGTACGAGCCGAGACTGTGCGAACTAGTGTGACCAACTGCTATTATTTTCTAggatttttgatttcaaatctACCGCCAAGTTTATTGAtgtaatgttttttaattggaaTCGAGGatatcaaaaaaatagtttaataacTGCAACtacatatttgtaaatatttgcatgaaCAAATAATCACCAACTTTACACAAACTATAGTTGCACTTGAAGTACAATTCGGGTTTGAAACGACTAGTGTGCCCAGTTGATCACAAACCGCAACTGGATTTGATGATATGTAGCCCTGGCATATCTACATGCAAATTCAGATCATCAGCTGTTTTATGTAGTTTTGGCGCGTTGTTGTTGAATTGACAATTCGTTGCACATTATGTCgcgaaagcaaacaaatgaaaagttaaCACCATTGTACAATAAACATGCAAAGCGAATTCGTAGTGAACAAGTGCAATCGACAAAGAAAACTACAGACGCGAGGCCATTAAGTGAAAGTATATTTTGGCCGGAGAACGATGCCAGCTTCTTTAGCCATGTCAATCTGGAGGAAGTGTTTAGTGGACAAGATGGTGTTGTTTCGGCTCCATTTAGCagccaaacaaattgtaaattatttcaaaatgacTCCGACGATAGTCTCTTTGGTGACATGTCGCTACACAGTGCAACTCAAACCAGGAATGCAACTGTTCCCAACAACGTGATTGAGAAcagttttaatgaaattaacatAACCGATTTGACAGCAGCCGAAGTCAAGGACATTTTCTACGATGCTGATGATTTTACCGAAGTGCAAAATACGCAAATGTTTTTGGATGCAATGCCTTTGCTAAAATCACCAAATGTGTCGTTGTCCCAATCGATGTCATTTCTATCAAAATCAATACTCGATGGGATTGTTCATGGCACACAATACGAAACATACGAAGCTTTAAAAAGTCGCACGATCATGGCAAGTCAATGTAATAATGAACTTGCAGAGCTCGATCCTTTGGACTGGCAGACTCAAGCTTTTGCTGAATTTGAGAgcacaaagcagcagcagcagctcaacgATAGTTTTCCATCCAAGGGCAGTTTCTATGGATTGCCAGATAAGGTGAAGAGGCTAATATTCGAGCACAAAGGCATCGACAGCTTATATGAATGGCAACAAGAATGCCTCAATCTACCGGCGATAAAGCAGCGAAAGAATCTGATTTATGCACTTCCCACGAGTGGCGGCAAAACGTTGGTTGCCGAAATTCTAATGTTGCGTGAGATTCTGTGCCGGGAACGTAACGTGCTGTTTATCCTCCCATATGTGTCCATAGTGCAGGAGAAGGTTAGTGCCATGTCACCGTTTGCCATTGCCATGGACTTCATTGTGGACGAGTATACAGCGGGGAAAGGAAAGTGTCCGCCACAGCCGCAACGCAAGCGTCGATGTTTGTTCATTGCATCGATTGAGAAAGGTGCTGTGCTTATGGACAGCTTGATAGATGCAGAGCGACCACATGAGATTGGGCTGGTTGTGGTGGATGAGCTGCATTTGATTGGCGAACGTGGACGTGGCGCCACACTCGAAGCATTTCTCACTAAGGTGATGTTCTTGAATGGTATGTAAAGGCATGAGGAT encodes the following:
- the LOC133846090 gene encoding LOW QUALITY PROTEIN: uncharacterized protein LOC133846090 (The sequence of the model RefSeq protein was modified relative to this genomic sequence to represent the inferred CDS: deleted 1 base in 1 codon), whose amino-acid sequence is MDAPTNYWYLEHISSGKKIILQSGENTVGRHSCCKVVLPGNEFLSRMHAKLIVNIETGVVLEQMKSLNGVFINKALLKANTQLLNDGDRLGLGVEVDEPGIVPPNYAIFIVKQMCPTAEDVIQISDDEDDDNNGKIISTTKPANVELSNENANKDNENAHRALHLPILPEVKAEALLTATHDIENIFGEPDKELLESVLQINPYVFQKLNNKHVPVGPNNICNGDVIELNEDKTEDVDKDKNVEVAVEAGGNAEVVVEDKNEEAVVEEIVLGDESDGDYDENFAMSQAVLQEIKEDMDFEGINLSGDDVDNRDNDNLLEPIKMESDISKQFDENEIVIIDDDDEVELFTKVADWSSKLLSQNVMSQIYPMDNEENLGFDNIQEEPSDQAANEKSSKSSKSSSHSKDSKKRHRRKSSDKTATTSKSDKTKDKKSSTKEKSTTNRKRSYSSSTTEKSSDSNRKSQESTAKESSKSAESTNESTKVKSDAAPKTKSPRLMNRSVSCYVERPALIPEKDVENPKLLEKTNQEPILICSSSTTEKSSDFICKPQETLNKESPSKSVEPTNEGTKELPSTTPKNKSPRLMNRSISCYVDRNDLIEKPPLIEKTNRGPTLITAPQLPKHRGKLRGVSAESKKVEDKQNILERQRSKDYQDEMKKKWYQKPKDQKIEYEKNKEKRREHLKKLSEKSKPSPEKSSSSSSELKRKHSVPKPSNSNRGDFLTKEVEPVTSAKRNKLDTTAARAQLTRRRVTLDCPSQLEDPPVQSNQPAERKDAESARNRRTCNRVTFAEMERDFALQEERNMKVKRNRRVRFNDNVQIRIIERVEGAIRKTNNIKDTNKFSLSTYAERREWALALGKAQNCNEFITSNILSWGNQWLSLRDPNEVAESDILLPIPTEFNTFKQYKETFVPLMKVELLTTIEREYKNSTHTYEVSLESFTCESTKSRPRYILITRCKNKPAKQFDLYTLSSDGNIFETFATMPRMRHIAGTIFELTFEILTQNINKEMLEMAKTLTIRPVVDNLRVELGAFSAVYQLGRSPLYRRILQPSENVLSFDKHILKDTEYKGFTKLNDHQIDICQNTWIRLIDDSTPSITLIQGPPGTGKSVVISNLTLQCMYGRSNRQLDRKILICAHSNTAVDNITMYLNRARKCMTHSQFRLLRFGRFDKIDSKVGEVSLEHLLKIEREEKGKRLTAENRANLMQQQEMLKAEIAELKQKNSASTSYLQPLLQSKERQLKTLNERLNPPLTPREEYELSKKYIRRANIVCTTLSSCVKLAYYIDYFDVCIIDEATQCTEPWTLLPLQFGVRGLVLVGDTQQLPATVLSQKAIDLGLGNSMFDRIQRNLTHHLSKSGKNYLAHTKVFKLSMQYRMHPEICRWPNSYFYHDQLVNADATKQLLSPIIPYCVINLSYTKDTNDSRSRSISNIEEAHFVAKLLIELKKHMPTTRYKYGLITPYSNQCSVLSSVIPREMMIVPNTVDAYQGQERDVIIISNARTRGVGFLTNYQRLNVAITRPRRCLIICGNFDDLKAVDMWRHLLDDARHRQIYFNLKKTDVEDLNRSLISKILVKPIEISDGPSSK